The Phormidium sp. PBR-2020 DNA segment GAAGTTCTGGACTGTCCCAGGGATCGGGGAGACTGCTTGAGGTCGGGTTACCCTTGGGGTGATGGGGACTGTCTAAGTCAAAGAAGTAGGCGATCGCCTGTTCAATCAGCTCTTGTACTCGGTAGTACAAGCCAGAGGCATCGCCGGTCAGTTCAGAGCGATCGGAGGCGGAATGGCCGTGACGATTGAGGGCCCCACCGCTAGCGGAAAGTCGCCGTGACTGGGTTCCGGTGATGGGGGGGGATGAGTTAACCCTAGCCCCGGCATTGAGTCGTCCTTTCGGAGAGGCCTGCTCGTCGCTGTTTCTGGGTTCAGAGCCAAAAAAGTAATCGATCGCCGCTTTGACAATCAGCCGGACTTTCACCCAGGCTGGCTCGGGTTCTTCTACGATGGGGAGAAGATACTCGTTTTCTAGATGGGCGATTTGGCGATCGATAAGGGCGATGGATTGGGGGGAGAGAACAAATCCCTTGGTGTCTGGTTCTGGGACCTGGCGAGGACGGTGGGGGACCTGAACTAACTCAGATTCCTCAAACCAGTTTAAGGATAGGGCTAGGGGACTCCGTTGTACCCAACGCATGGCCCGGTTAAAAACTCGTACTGGATAGGGTTTGGGAGCGGGACGAACGGCTTTTAGGGTTTGGTGCCAATAGCTGGCGATCGCTTTGAGAAGGTATTGGTCGAGATGCTCTTGTTGCGACGGCGGAATCACATCTAGGGGGCGATTATCTGGGGTGATCAAGAGCAACTGTCCATCAGAACAGGAACTGGCGATGGCTCGAATTGGCTCTGAGGTGAGGTTGAGGCGTTCGGCTTCCTCTAGAACGTCTTCGATGGGGCGATCGGCGGCGGGAAGTGGGGCGGCCTGACGAGCGCTGGTGCTAAATTGGCGATCAAGACGGCGAGCCGTTTGGAAGATGGCGTAGACTGGATACAGCACGGCTTGTACGGCGGTTTGAGCCGCAAAACGGACATGACGGGCAGCTTTGGCGGTCGCGTTGCCCAACCGCAGCGACTGTTCGGCGACGAAGTTGAAAAAACGGCTCTGATAACGACCTGTGTATGTAGACAACCTGCTTGGGCCCCATCTGCGTCTGTTGCTGTTGTCCCGATTGTAACCCAGATGGAGACCGGAATTTTAGGGAATGTTGCGGATGTTAAGGAATGTCTCTGGTGGACTTGATTATCTTTCTTGATTCTTATATCTTTTAGGAATCTATCAAATGGGGTCAGTGATGAATAGCTCAACACAGGCATCAGACCTAACACTCTTTGGACTGCCTCCAGAACGGGGTCGCTGGTTTCTGATTCCTTTGGGAATGCTGGTTCTGCTTTGCTTGGGGACGGTGTATTCCTGGAGTATTTTCAGGAAACCGCTGGAGGCTGAGCTAGATTTAACGGCAACGGAAAGTTTATTACCCTACATGATTGCCTTGCTGTGTTATGCGGTGACGATGCCCATTGCGGGGTTCTATATTACTCGCGTGGGAACCCGTTTAATGACGGCGGTTGGGGCGGTTGTGGTGGGCCTTGGTTATGCTCTTGCCAGCTTTGCGAATGGGATTGGGGTGATGGTTCTTGGCTATGGGGTGATTGCGGGAATTGGGGTGGGGATTACTTATGGGATTCCCATGGCAGTGGCGGCTCGTTGGTTCCCCGATAAGAAGGGCCTGGCGGTGGGGTTAACGATTGTGGGGTTTGGTTTATCGCCCTTGGTGACGGCTCCTCTGGCGAAAGGCTTGATTGATACCTATGGGGTTCAACCGAGCTTGTTGATTTTGGGGCTGTCCTTTACGATTATTATTTCGGCGATCGCCACCACGATGAAGTTACCCCCAACCTGTTGGATTCCTAGCCAGACGGCGGGCGGTAAACAGAAGCTGTCGGTTCCGGTGAGTTATCCCAAGAAGATGCTCAAAAGTCCTTCCTTTTATGGACTTTGGCTGTGTTATACCATTGGGACGTTTGTGGGACTAAGTGCGATCGGGATTTCTAGTCCGGTTGGGGAAGAACTGATCGCCATTGATCCAGCGATGGCCGCCACCAGTGTCTCGATTTTTGCCATATTTAATGGGGTGAGTCGCCCTCTATTTGGCTGGCTGTGCGATCGCCTGCAACCCCGTTATGTGGCGATCGCCTCTTATGTGCTGATTCTCATTGGCTGCATTTTGATGCTGAACGCCGGAGAAGGACAGGTGGCAACCTATATGGTGGCCTTTTCTCTATTTTGGTTTTCTCTGGGGGGCTGGTTGGCCTTGGCTCCCACGGCGACGCTACGACTGTTTAATCCCGATGATTATGCCCAAAACTATGGGATTGTCTTCACCGCTTATGGGGTGGGGGCGTTGTTGGGAACCTTAGTGGCGGGACAACTGCGAGATTGGTTCGGGAGTTATGTCTATGCCTTTTATCCCATGGGAGGCTTGGCGATTGTGGGGATTGTCTTGGCAACGTTTATGTTGAAGCGCGATCGCCCTAAACTGGTGGTCTCTGAGTGAGGCTGGCTCAACGGCTACCAAATAGTTGCCATCGTTAACGTGAATCCCGGTAATTCAGGCTCTCCGCTCACCTCTGCCGGGTTTTCCAGACATTGAGGGGCCTGTTGGGGGCGATAAATCCAAACTCGACGTTGCGGGCGATCGATGAGCCAGGCCAACGATGCACCATTGTCGATGTAGTCTTGCATCTTGGCTTGTAACGTTGCCAGTGCATCGCTTTTGGAGCGCAATTCCACGACAAAATCCGGGCAAATCGGCGCAAAGGAGGCTTTCTCCTCCTCACTAAGTTGATTCCATTTGGCTCGTTTAACCCAAGAGGCATCCGGCGATCGCATGGCCCCGTTGGCGAGGGTAAAACCGGCACTGGAGTCAAACCCTAAGCCGGTTCCATCCTCTTCTGTCCAAATCCCCAGTTGTACGGCCAGGTTAAAATTGCGGTTTCCCGTATCGGAAAAAGCCGGTGGCATAATCTCAACCTCTCCCGTGGCGGCCCGTTCAATCCGCAGTTGTTCATTCGCCTGGCAGAAACTGAGGAACTCCTCACGACTCATGGGTGCCAAGGTCGGAAAGGAGACAATGACAGGAGCCGTCTCGGTTTGGATGCGAAGTACCGTCATCTGATGTAGGTTTGCCATTCCCTGACTACCAACATCGACCAAAAATTCAACTTAAAATGCCAGGAGGCGGATTTGAACCGCCGACACGAGGATTTTCAGTCCTCTGCTCTACCGACTGAGCTATCCCGGCTAGATGCCACTCAAAAACGTCCTTGTTTTTCAGTGCTTAAACATCCTAACAGATCGATTTTTAAAAGGCAACCCCCCCAACCCGAGAAATTTCTCAGACCCATTTGGGGGAGCATACCAGTGGAGCAAATCGCCCCACCGATAGGGAGTTGAGGGATTACATCGGCCGTAGACGAGTCAGCCGGAGGTTAAATGGGCCACTCCCTCCAGCACCAAAGGCGCGAACTCGGATAATATAGGTTCCCGATCGCTGAATGCGCATAAACAGCAGTGAGTTCGTGGTTCCATCGGGGCCGTCGTCATTCTCGCCAATGGTGAGGCCATCCGGAGTCAGCAGGGAGACAATGGTATCAAAGCTATCAGAGGTCACATCGATGGTAATCTGATCCCCTTCCTCTAACTCCACCACATAGTCATGGGCAAACCCTCCCTGTCCAGTTGGAATATCATTTTCTGAGAGAACCCCCGACACTTCACCGTTGGGCGGTAAGCGGGTAGGGTTATAAAGGTTCTTTTGACTTTCGATGGCTTCGGCCGTCATTACCCAACTTAAGGTAATGAGGGGAACCGTGACCAGATGCCGCGCTAACCGAGAAACCTGCTTAGACTTCATAACAAAACCTCACAACACAAACCGTTTACTGCACTATACCAACCTGACCTGATTATTCCTGATAAAACTTGTAGACGGATGCACTCCTTCAGCTTCGCGAACCGGATTCAACAGATCTTCCCCGCCTTCAGGAAAACCTGGGGCGTTCCCTTACTGATATTTTGGGCGATCGCCGTCCTCATCGATCGCCTCTGGCTGGCCATTGATCGCGGCGTCCCGGATTGGGATACGGCCGATTATCTCACCGGGAGCCTCAATTACTGGTGGGCCCTGCAAACCCCAAATTGGTTCTCAGGGGAGTGGTGGACCAATCTGTGGCTGTTGTCCTCCAAGATTCCCCCCTTTATTTATCTCATCACGGCCCCGTTCCATAATCTGTTTGGACTCTCCAGCGACGTCGCCTTTTTACCTTATATCGTCTGGACAGGACTGCTGCTGTTTACCGTCTTCGATTTAGGGCAGCATTTGTCCTCCCCGCGTGTGGGCCTCTGGGCCGCTGGACTCTGCACCCTGTTTCCCGGCCTGGTCACCTTCCGCTTCCACTATGTCTTAGATTATCCCCTGGTTGCCGCCACTTCGACCATTCTCTGGAGTTTAACCCGTTGGCGTAATAGCCAACAGCATCGGAGTTGGTGGGCGATTCTGTTTTGGCTTTCCTTAGGCTTGGGGGTGTTCTTAAAACAATCCATTGCTCTGTTTCTGGTGGTTCCCATTCTCTGGACCTTGGCGGCGTTACTGCTGAAGCGACAATGGGGACGATTTTTACAGTTGGGGGCCGCCGTTGTGGGGTCTGCTCTCATCTGGGGTTGGTGGTATCGAGCCAATTGGCTGCTAGTGCTGACGGGGAGTAAACGGGCCACCATTACCGCCGCGTCTGAACAAGGAGACCCCTCCCTACAAAGTCTCGAAGCCTGGACTTACTATTTCTTTCATCTTCCTGAACCCATCTCCTGGGTGCTGCTGTTGGGATCTCTGGCAGGACTGCTGCTGTTGGGAGCCAGACGGATGATGAAACCGATTTTTCAGGTTGCCAATGCTCCCCCCCTGCGGCCGGGAACCGTCCATTGGCTGGCGATTATTCTGTTGGGCAGTTATTTCTTTAGCTCCCTCAACCCCAATAAGAATCCCCGCTATATTCTGCCGATGTTGCCGATTCTTTCCCTGATTCTGTCCTATGGACTCATGGCCTGGGGTTGGCGGATTCGTTGGGGGATTGTGACGCTAACGGCGTTGGTGCTGGCGTTCCAACTGCGACCGATTTCTGTGTTTATGCCTACGGTATCCCGCGTTTATGTGGGAGAGCCATTCCCTCATCAGGAGGTCATCGCCAGTCTGATTGAGGAACGGCCCTATCTACGGACGACCTTGGGGGTGCTGCCGTCGACTCCCAGCCTGAATCAACATAATCTCAATTATTATGGGGCGCGGGCCAATTTCCAGGTCTATGGCCGCCAGGTGGGGATTCGCCATCAGGATGTGGCGGCGGATGTGCGATCGCTCTCCTGGTTTGTGACGCAGACGGGAGATCCCGGTTCTGTCCCTGATGCCTACCAGGATACGGTGGCCTTGGTGGAAGAGGGGGGCGACTTTGAGGTATGGCAGCAATGGCCGTTACCTCAGGGGGAAACTCTCAATCTCTATCGTCGTCAGGTTCAGCCGATTACGGTCACGGCGGAGGACATCGGCCAGTCCCCAGAGAGGCTGCAATTGCTGGGGGTGAATGTTCCTGAGCAGGTGGCGCCGGGGACTCCGGTTCCCATTACCTATAAGTGGCAAGGGGGTGAGCAGGATATCCGCGATGGGGTGCTGTTGGTGACGTGGCAGCGGACGGATGGGGAGGAGTTCTGGATTCATGACCATGCCATCACCCAACGGAAATGGATGAACCATCCGGCTCCCGGAGAGGCTCCCTGTCGCAATCATCCAGAAACTTGTCGCTTTCGCGTCTCGGAAACTTTGGCGATGTTACCTCCGGCGACGTTGACTCCGGGAACTTATGGGGTATCGGTGCAACTGCTGCATCCAGAGACGGGAGCGATTGAGGAGATTGAGAGTCCTGAGGTGCAGCTGACGGTTGACCCCAATGCTGAGGTGGTTGAGGCTCCGGAATTGGATTTGGTGACCCAACTGCGGCAGTTTGCTCAGGTGCTTCCTCAAGGGATTGATGGTTTTGATGAGATGTTTGCTGAGATTTCTCGGGTTAATCAGTATGACCCGGTTCAGGATTATCTGGATGTGGCGATTGAGTCTCTGGAGGCTCGCTTGCAACAACAGCCTCAGCGGGCGGATTGGGCCTATACGGTGGCGTTGGCTTGGATTCTCAATAAACGGGCAGACCGGGCCATTGATGCTTTTGAACGGGTAGTGGCGGTGGATGGCCAGAATCCCTATGCTCATGCCTATCTGGCGGTGGTGAATCTGTTGGATTTACATCCCTGGGCGGCTCAGGAGGCGATCGCCCAAGGGCAACAGTTACCTCAAGATATCCCGGAATGGCAGTTGCTCGATGGGGTGGCCTCGCTCATGGGCGGTAATTTCTGGCGAGCGGTTCGGGAGTTGCCATCTGGGTTGCAGGTGATTAGCGGTTCCCAGGAGGTTAATGGTGGACAAGTAAAAAAGGCAAGTTAAGACGCTAAAAAAAGCGTTTTTCAATAGCTCAAGGGGTTTGGCTTTGTCCTATTTGCTGAGACTCTAAACTTGTAGTCTGTAGGGCGGTAGCGATCGTTAGTTTACCGTCCTTGAGATTTTTTATTGAGATTTACTTGCAATAGTCAGGAGGATCGGCTATGATACGCTCGTAATTGACAATAATTTGTAATTACAGCCCCGGCTATGCCGCAGATGCTACAGCCCAACCCTATCTCCATGGACGTGTCTGAGGGGTGACTTTGCCCTCAGCTCCTGATGTCCTTGGGCGATCGCCGTTTGCAAGAACGTGCAGTCAGCCAAGGCTGGGAACTGACCCACGTTTTAACCAATGGTTGTCATGAAATCTCTCTATGTGGGGTTGAGGTTGAACGCTTGTCTGGTGTCGGGGATTCTTGAACCTCTTATGTCGTGATCTGGGGATGGATGTGACTCTCTATCCCCACTTTCTTACTCAGGTTCTGTTCCTGTTCTGCGTTTGGAAAATTGCCGTGTTTGCCACTCAAAATCCTCCGATTGCTCTTTCTCCCGTTACCCTGCGTCGCTTCCCCCAGCGGAGTTTTATTCCCTCCGAGGTGGATACGCTCTGGAAGATTAGTAAGGGGGTTGTGCGGACTGTGACCTGGAATGACGCCGGAACAACGATTAGTCTAGGCTTATGGACGGTGGGGGACGTGGTGGGTCTGGCCCTGTCTCGGGTACATCCCTATGAAATTGAATGTCTCAGTGATGTCCAGGTGCAGGCGATTCCTCGCTCTCACTGGAGACATCTGACGGAACAACTGATTGACCATGCCCAAGAATCGCAACAGCTTCTGGCGATTATCCGTCAGGAACGAATCCGCGATCGCCTGTTGGCGTTTTTGCACTGGTTATCCTATAAATTTGGTGGTGCTCATGGTGAGGGCCGCGTAATTGAGCTGAAACTCTCCCATCGGGCGATCGCCGAAATCCTGGGAACCTCTCGGGTAACGGTTACGCGCACCCTCGGTCAACTCGAAGAAGAGGGTCTGATGCAGCGTAGACGCGAGTGTTGGTATCTCAGCCATGAGAGCTTTACTTCCTAACCCCAAGGGCTGATTTAGCAGCGGAGACTGTGCCGATGCTTTGTCCGTTACAGCTTCTATGGCAAGATACATAACGTGCGGTCGGTAAGTCGTATGATAAAATCGCCCGTCGTTTTTGTTGGGAACTATAGAGCAAACACATGTCAACGATTGAAGTCGGCAGTCGAGTCCGCGTCAAGGAATCTGTCATCGTCTATCATCACCCCGAACATCGCAACGAACCATTTGACATGAAAGGGAGTGAGGGCGAGGTCTTGAATGTCATCGAAGAATTAGACGGAAAGCCGATCAGTGCCAATCTTCCGGTTCAAGTGATGTTTAAGGTGGGTAAGAAGAAGTTACGGGCCCATTTTCGGCCTGAGGAAGTGGAGGCGATCGCCGAATAACCCTCAAGCCTCATGTCCCCTTTGACCAGTCAGAGTGTTGGCGGAATGACGGTCACTCTGCATTACCCCGCCGCCAGTGACCGACCCTTAGCTTTAGCCGTCTTCCTGAAGGGGTTAAACGTAGCTCCGAGTCACTATTCCTACTATGCCCAACGTTTGGCACAGTATGGTTTTGTGGTGGCCCTACCTAATCCCGTCACCCGTTTACCTCGGCGAGACGAGTTATTTGCCGCCACCGGTTTATTTCAGGACTTACAAGCGACCTTACGCCGTGAGGGAAATCGCGTTGATTCGCCGTTGTTTCAACGGGTCGATAGTGAACGGGTTGCTCTGCTGGGTCATTCTCAGGGGGGAATTGTGGGCCTGGATGCAGTGGTGAATGCTTCAGCAGTCCCTTTGATGTCAGAGGATTACAGTTTGCCCTCTGAGTTGAAGGCGGCGGTGTTTTATGGCAGTGTCTTGGATGTGGAGTTTATCGGCGATCGCCCGCTCAATCACCATGATTTGCCCATTGCTTTGATGGCTGGGAGTCGCGATAGTTTGATGCCAGCGGCGGAGGTGCGAGATACCTATGAACGGTTGCAGAATCCTCCTAAACTCTATTTAGAGGTGGAGGGGGCTAACCACTATGGCATTACCAATGTCAATAATCCCCCCCAAGCTCCCTTAGATCCCCGTTTACCGGATGTCTCGCAAGAGATTGCCCTAGAGAATCTGGCTCGTTGGAGTGGGGTGTTTTTGCGGGCCTGGGTTTTGGAGGATGCGATCGCGCGGGCCTATCTCCAGCAGATGTTGGAGATAACCGATCCCGTTGTCTCTTTGCAAGGAGAGTTGTAGAATCGCCAGAATCACGGATGCTTAAGCCAGGCGAAGATTTCAGCGGCACTTAAATTGAGGGCAGGGATGGGGTCTGGGATGGGCAGACTTGCCTCGCTGTTCTGGAAGACTTGCGGCTGTTGTCTAGCGGGATAGACCAAAATGGTTTGACTGGTGGGATCGATGAGCCAACCCATATCAGTTCCATGGTTGAGGCTGTGTAGGATTTTATCTATGACAGGGATGGTGGCTTGATTGGGAGAGAGGATTTCAATGAGCCAATTGGGGGCGAGGTTGAAGTGGTTGGCAACATTGCCTTGCTCATCGGTGGGAATGCGGTCCCAGGTAAAAACGCCGATATCGGGGACAATGACGCGATCGCCGACAATGCAGCGTATTTCCGTGTAGGCCCGGGCAATCTTTTGCCGTTTGGTGGCAGCATTAATGGTTTCAGTTAAATCCACCTGCAAGGTGCTGTGTTGTCCTTGAGGCATAGGTTTTTGAGTGACTTGCCCTTGTTTATATTCGCTGGCGGGTTGAGTTTCGGGGTATTGCAGGAAGTCTTCGAGGGTTAGGGATGTTTCCGAAAGTTTGACCATGGGGGACTTGAGGGAACAGGTAATAGGCAATAGGCAATGGGCAATAGGCAATGGGCAATAGGCAATAGGCAATGGGCAATAGGCAATAGGCGACAGAAGGGAACGGCTAATGGCTGGGTCTATCCCTGTGGGAACTTCCGTGAGCGGGGTCTTGATCTGGGTTGGGCGATCGCCCTCTTAAGATGACCATGATAGACTTCTAGAGAGAAATTGCAACTGTCTGACCCCTGGAAATGACCGCCAATCCTGATGATCGTCCCCAGTCCTCCCCCTCCACGCCTTGGTGGCGATCGCAAGGGGAAAATATCCGTCTGATTATTATCGCCCTGGTGATTGCCCTGTTGTTACGAACCTTTGTGGCGGAACCCCGTTATATTCCCTCGGATTCTATGTTGCCCACCTTAGAACAGGGCGATCGCCTTTTGGTTGAGAAAGTCTCCTATTATTTCCACCCACCCCAACGGGGCGATGTGATTGTGTTTAGCCCCCCCGAGCAACTTCAGCGACAGGGCTATCAACGGGATCAAGCCTTCATTAAACGGGTGATTGCCCGGTCTGGGGATACCGTCTTAGTGGTTAATGGACGGTTGTATCTCAACGGAGAACCTCAAGTTGAACCCTATATCGCTGAACTGCCCCGATATCAGTGGGGGCCGGCGACGGTTCCTCCTGACCGCCTCATGGTGATGGGAGATAACCGCAATAACAGTAATGACTCCCATATTTGGGGCTTTCTGCCGGTGGAAAATGTCATTGGACGGGCGGCGATTCGCTTTTGGCCCGTTGACCGCCTGGGGGGGTTAGAGGTCTCGGTTGAGACGCTTGTTGATTTGGGCGATCGCCCCAGTCAATAACGCTCCCCCCATCAGAAGACCGATGGCCGGGGTAAACACCGGTTCCCAGAGGCGATACCAGAGGTCTAAGCCTAGGGAAAGTCCGGTTCCTCGACCGACGACGGCGAGGGCCAACCAGAGCAAACTACTGAGAACAAAAAAGAAGTTCACCACTAAGAGGGTGTTTAGCCAGTTTAAGAAGGTCTGCATTGGGGGAAATTTAAAACAGTAATGGACAATTCAGCTAGGACGCGAGCTAGGGAAAAATGGGCATACCCCTAGACATGGTAGTTTGGGGGTCACTTGATGTCCTATTTTGTGTGACTTTTATGAGTCTCAACTTAATAGCGGACACGGGGGTCGATCCAGGCGTTTAGGATATCAATCATAATGCTGATGCCGACCACGATCGCCCCAAAGAAGACCACTAATCCTTGGACGGCGGGGTAATCGCGGGCGGAAATGGCTTCGTAGAGACGACTAGCCAGGCCCGGCCAGGAGAAGGTCACTTCTGTGAGAATCGCGCCACTGAGCAGGGCCGCAAAGGTTAAACCTAAAACGGAGATGGTGGGAATGAGAGCATTTTTGAGGGCGTGGGCCAGGAGAATCCGTCGTTCGGGAATCCCTCGGGCCCGGGCGGCTTCGACGTAATCACTCTTTAGGGTTTGTTTGAGGTTGACGCGCACCACCCGTTCAAAGATACCGCTGAGGAGAATCCCCAGGGTGAGACTGGGGAGGGCGAGATGATAGAGGGCTGCAAAAAACTGTTGGGGGTTTAGGGCCAGGAGACTGTCGAGTAGGTACAGGCCGGTGATGGAGTTGGGGGTGGGAACGCCAAGGGGGAAGCGGGTTCCCAGGGGAAACCAACCCAATTGCACTGAGAAAATAAGCTGTAAGACCATCCCCATCCAGAAAACGGGAACCGAGTAGGTGAGGATGCCAAACAGCCGTCCACCGGCATCCCAGGGGGTGTTGGGACGCGAGGCCGCTAGCATTCCCACGGCGAAACCAATGAGGACGGCGACCAGCATACTGGCGACGGCTAACTCGGCGGTGGCGGGGAAGAAGTCACGGATAATTTCCCAGACGGAGAGTCCGCGACGGGCAGCGGATTCCCCTAAATCGAGACGGAGGAGGGAGCCGAGATAGGTGAGATATTGGTCGAGTAGGGACCCGGATAATCCTAATTGCGATCGCAACTCCTCTTTGAAGGCTTCTGGGGCCCGGGGGCCAAGAATGGCATCGACGGGGTCGCCGGGGGTGGCCCGCATCAGCAGAAAGACACCGGTGGCGATGGTCCAGAGCATCAGCGGCGCGAGGAGCAGTCGTGTTAAAACGTAAGCTTGTAGGGCGCGAGAACGGGACACAAGGAGTTTGGGGGTAAGGACAGTCTCAAATCGTCTCCTATCTTACAATCGAATTAAGACGAAATGATATCTTGTGCAGGTGTAGAGTGGTGCATCGACTGGAGATTGAGGATGGGGATGGAGTGAAGCAGAGTCATCAGGGGTACGATTGAGATTGACATTTGAGAGTGAACGACGATGGCAAGAAGACGGGGTTACCCCAATTATTTTAAGCGCGGTTCAATTTGGGGCTTGGCGATTTTTTTGATGATGTTGACAATTCCCTAGGGGTTGACTTTTAAAAAATTCGCTACACTTTCACTATATGGGTGATATCAAATTTTTTTATCTGTTGCCCTGCCATTTTAGGGATTGCTCTTTCAGCTTTAACTCACTATGAAGGATTATCGATTCATGTCTATGTCCTCGGACGTGCAAACCCTGGAACGCCCTTGTGTTGAACGAGTATTTGAATGCATGAGTGACGCCATCTGGACGATTGATGCGTCGTCCGGAGAGATGCTTTACCTCAATCCCGCTGCAGAACGACTGTATGGGAGGTCGCTACAGCAATTTCAGGAGGGGGGCCAGACTTGGTTTGAACAACTCGCTGAGGGCGATCGCGATCGGCTTCGCTATATCACGGCGAGCCTCGAACATACGGATGAAAGCGCTGATTTAGTTCTAGAGTATCGCATCCAACGGCCGGATGGTGAGTTTCGCTGGGTATCGAGCCAGATTTGGCAGGTATCTACAGAACGAGGTGGGCGTTTACAGGGAATTAGTAAGGATTTGACGGAGTATCGCCAAACTCAGCAGAAAAAAAATCAGTTTGAGAAGTTGGCGGCGAATCTTCCTGGGGTTATTTATCAATATGTGCTACGTCCTGATGGAGCAGCATATCACTCCTATATTAGCCCCCGCGCTCATGAACTGTATGAACTGACCCCGGAGGAGATTCAAGCCGATGTGAATACCATTTGGGATAATATTCATCCCGATGATGTGAAGTATCTTCAATCGACGATTCAGAAATCGGCCGAGAAGCTGAGTACTTGGACTTGTCAATGGCGACATTATATGCCCTCCGGAACAGTCAAGTGGTTATCTGGTATTTCTCAGCCGGAACGACGAGACAATGGTGATATTGTTTGGGATGGAGTTCTCTTTGATATTACAGAAACCAAACAACTTGAGGCAGAGCGCGATCGCTTTTTTGATTGCGCCTTAGATTTGTTTTGTATCCTGAGTTTCGATGGTTACTTTAAACGGCTTAATCCGGCTTGGACAAAGACCCTTGGATATGATATGGAGCAGTTGAAAGCTCAGCCTGTTTTAGAGTTTGTTCATCCCGATGATATCCAGGCGAGTGAGTCAAAATTGGCGAATGTTTTGGCTGGCAGAAATGTCACCGGTTTTGAGAATCGTCTGCGAACGAAGTCAGGATCTTACTGTTGGTTGTCTTGGACGGTGGTTTCGTTTCCAGATGATGGGGTGATGTATGCGATCGCCCGCGATATCAGTGACCTTAAACAGGCTCAATTGGAACGGGAACGACTCATTGCTATTATTGATGCTTCTCCCGATATTATTAGTAGCGCCGACTTAAAGGGAAATATCACCTATTTTAATCGTGGCGGACGAAAAACGTTAGGATTAGAACTTGATGAAGATGTGTCTCGGTATCACATTGAAGACTTTTTAACCCCTGAATTTGTGGCTCAATGCCGAGAATGGGTCATTCCTCAAACCTTAAAAACGGGGTCTTGGCAGGGAATTTCCCAAATCCGTCGTCGGGATGGAACCTTGATTCCCACCTCTCAGCTTATCATCGCTCATCCAGAAACTCCCCAATCTGAAGCCTATCTGTCCACGATTATTCGCGATATTTCTGATGTTCAAGAGATTGAGCGACAACTGCGACAAAAAGAGAATTTTCTGCGAACGATTTATGATAATCAGGGAAATATTGTCTTTGTGGTAGATGTCTGCGACGATGGGAGCTTTCGCTTTGCAGGCTGGAATGGATTTACCGAACGAAT contains these protein-coding regions:
- a CDS encoding OFA family MFS transporter, with protein sequence MNSSTQASDLTLFGLPPERGRWFLIPLGMLVLLCLGTVYSWSIFRKPLEAELDLTATESLLPYMIALLCYAVTMPIAGFYITRVGTRLMTAVGAVVVGLGYALASFANGIGVMVLGYGVIAGIGVGITYGIPMAVAARWFPDKKGLAVGLTIVGFGLSPLVTAPLAKGLIDTYGVQPSLLILGLSFTIIISAIATTMKLPPTCWIPSQTAGGKQKLSVPVSYPKKMLKSPSFYGLWLCYTIGTFVGLSAIGISSPVGEELIAIDPAMAATSVSIFAIFNGVSRPLFGWLCDRLQPRYVAIASYVLILIGCILMLNAGEGQVATYMVAFSLFWFSLGGWLALAPTATLRLFNPDDYAQNYGIVFTAYGVGALLGTLVAGQLRDWFGSYVYAFYPMGGLAIVGIVLATFMLKRDRPKLVVSE
- a CDS encoding Uma2 family endonuclease, with protein sequence MTVLRIQTETAPVIVSFPTLAPMSREEFLSFCQANEQLRIERAATGEVEIMPPAFSDTGNRNFNLAVQLGIWTEEDGTGLGFDSSAGFTLANGAMRSPDASWVKRAKWNQLSEEEKASFAPICPDFVVELRSKSDALATLQAKMQDYIDNGASLAWLIDRPQRRVWIYRPQQAPQCLENPAEVSGEPELPGFTLTMATIW
- a CDS encoding pre-peptidase C-terminal domain-containing protein; this translates as MKSKQVSRLARHLVTVPLITLSWVMTAEAIESQKNLYNPTRLPPNGEVSGVLSENDIPTGQGGFAHDYVVELEEGDQITIDVTSDSFDTIVSLLTPDGLTIGENDDGPDGTTNSLLFMRIQRSGTYIIRVRAFGAGGSGPFNLRLTRLRPM
- a CDS encoding glycosyltransferase family 39 protein, translated to MHSFSFANRIQQIFPAFRKTWGVPLLIFWAIAVLIDRLWLAIDRGVPDWDTADYLTGSLNYWWALQTPNWFSGEWWTNLWLLSSKIPPFIYLITAPFHNLFGLSSDVAFLPYIVWTGLLLFTVFDLGQHLSSPRVGLWAAGLCTLFPGLVTFRFHYVLDYPLVAATSTILWSLTRWRNSQQHRSWWAILFWLSLGLGVFLKQSIALFLVVPILWTLAALLLKRQWGRFLQLGAAVVGSALIWGWWYRANWLLVLTGSKRATITAASEQGDPSLQSLEAWTYYFFHLPEPISWVLLLGSLAGLLLLGARRMMKPIFQVANAPPLRPGTVHWLAIILLGSYFFSSLNPNKNPRYILPMLPILSLILSYGLMAWGWRIRWGIVTLTALVLAFQLRPISVFMPTVSRVYVGEPFPHQEVIASLIEERPYLRTTLGVLPSTPSLNQHNLNYYGARANFQVYGRQVGIRHQDVAADVRSLSWFVTQTGDPGSVPDAYQDTVALVEEGGDFEVWQQWPLPQGETLNLYRRQVQPITVTAEDIGQSPERLQLLGVNVPEQVAPGTPVPITYKWQGGEQDIRDGVLLVTWQRTDGEEFWIHDHAITQRKWMNHPAPGEAPCRNHPETCRFRVSETLAMLPPATLTPGTYGVSVQLLHPETGAIEEIESPEVQLTVDPNAEVVEAPELDLVTQLRQFAQVLPQGIDGFDEMFAEISRVNQYDPVQDYLDVAIESLEARLQQQPQRADWAYTVALAWILNKRADRAIDAFERVVAVDGQNPYAHAYLAVVNLLDLHPWAAQEAIAQGQQLPQDIPEWQLLDGVASLMGGNFWRAVRELPSGLQVISGSQEVNGGQVKKAS
- a CDS encoding Crp/Fnr family transcriptional regulator, whose protein sequence is MFATQNPPIALSPVTLRRFPQRSFIPSEVDTLWKISKGVVRTVTWNDAGTTISLGLWTVGDVVGLALSRVHPYEIECLSDVQVQAIPRSHWRHLTEQLIDHAQESQQLLAIIRQERIRDRLLAFLHWLSYKFGGAHGEGRVIELKLSHRAIAEILGTSRVTVTRTLGQLEEEGLMQRRRECWYLSHESFTS
- a CDS encoding ferredoxin--nitrite reductase, which translates into the protein MEVGSRVRVKESVIVYHHPEHRNEPFDMKGSEGEVLNVIEELDGKPISANLPVQVMFKVGKKKLRAHFRPEEVEAIAE
- a CDS encoding Uma2 family endonuclease; protein product: MVKLSETSLTLEDFLQYPETQPASEYKQGQVTQKPMPQGQHSTLQVDLTETINAATKRQKIARAYTEIRCIVGDRVIVPDIGVFTWDRIPTDEQGNVANHFNLAPNWLIEILSPNQATIPVIDKILHSLNHGTDMGWLIDPTSQTILVYPARQQPQVFQNSEASLPIPDPIPALNLSAAEIFAWLKHP